A single window of Dehalococcoidia bacterium DNA harbors:
- a CDS encoding acylphosphatase, which yields MKRLQAIVSGRVQGVGFREFVRHEAVTRGICGYVRNSDDGRRVEVVAEGDDTAIEDLVRILHRGPRFAVVDGVDAEFSEASLGFAKFSVEL from the coding sequence ATGAAGCGACTGCAGGCCATCGTCAGCGGCCGCGTGCAGGGCGTCGGATTCCGTGAGTTCGTCCGGCATGAGGCCGTGACGCGCGGCATCTGCGGCTACGTGCGCAATAGCGACGATGGCCGCCGCGTGGAAGTCGTCGCGGAGGGTGACGACACCGCGATCGAGGACCTGGTGCGCATTCTGCACAGGGGTCCGCGCTTCGCCGTCGTCGATGGCGTGGACGCTGAGTTCAGCGAAGCGAGCCTCGGCTTCGCAAAGTTCAGCGTCGAACTCTAA
- a CDS encoding lysylphosphatidylglycerol synthase transmembrane domain-containing protein, with amino-acid sequence MLKSRGFWIGIAVSVVLVGLFVRSTDFGEVRTAFEDVNWLLALASLPVYFLGLWMRTVRWQYLLRPVKRVAAIRLYPVVIIGLMANNLIPARAGELARAYVLGQRERISKTTTLGTIAVDRLFDGLTLVPMMLIVVAFASSDANFDVGFGSWTVSLNFEGLGVFMAIVFGLALIFLSYLALSDHGRTMLHRIVHRFTPPPLKPNIERLLHSFFEGLHALRNPADMAVALVMSVVSWTLEATMYFMVARAFGIDEPFYVFLLLTAAANLVIAVVATQGGVGPFELVVSRTVIAFAGADNIEGVANAYAIGLHALLLFPITALGLYLMWSMKLTFGDMLKSSNYDEEDALLAASGSTIATQAAPNDAGSRRAVSSKPAVEGSSGK; translated from the coding sequence TTGCTCAAAAGCCGCGGATTCTGGATAGGCATCGCCGTCAGCGTCGTGCTGGTCGGGCTCTTCGTCCGCAGCACGGACTTCGGCGAGGTCCGCACGGCGTTCGAGGACGTCAACTGGCTGTTGGCGTTGGCCTCGCTTCCCGTGTACTTCTTGGGGTTGTGGATGCGCACTGTCCGCTGGCAGTACCTGCTGCGGCCGGTGAAGCGCGTCGCGGCGATACGGCTCTACCCGGTCGTGATCATCGGGCTGATGGCGAACAATCTGATCCCGGCGCGCGCGGGGGAACTGGCGCGGGCATACGTGCTCGGGCAGCGCGAGCGCATCAGCAAGACGACCACGCTCGGCACGATCGCGGTCGACCGCCTGTTCGATGGCCTCACGCTCGTGCCGATGATGCTGATCGTCGTAGCGTTCGCCAGCAGCGACGCAAACTTCGATGTCGGCTTCGGGTCGTGGACCGTGAGTCTCAACTTTGAGGGTCTCGGCGTCTTCATGGCGATCGTGTTCGGGCTGGCTCTGATCTTTCTGTCATATCTGGCACTTTCTGATCACGGTCGCACCATGCTTCACCGGATCGTGCATCGATTCACGCCACCTCCGCTGAAACCGAATATCGAGCGGCTACTGCACTCGTTCTTCGAAGGCCTGCACGCGCTGCGCAACCCGGCGGATATGGCCGTCGCGCTCGTGATGTCCGTCGTGTCATGGACGCTCGAAGCGACGATGTACTTCATGGTGGCGCGCGCGTTCGGCATTGACGAGCCGTTCTACGTGTTCCTGCTGCTCACGGCTGCCGCGAACCTGGTGATCGCCGTCGTCGCGACGCAGGGCGGCGTCGGGCCGTTCGAGCTGGTGGTCTCGCGCACGGTGATCGCGTTCGCGGGCGCAGATAACATCGAGGGTGTCGCCAACGCCTACGCGATCGGGTTGCACGCCCTGCTGCTCTTCCCGATCACGGCCCTCGGCCTCTACCTGATGTGGTCGATGAAGCTGACGTTCGGCGACATGCTGAAGAGCAGCAACTACGACGAAGAAGATGCGCTCCTGGCAGCGTCGGGATCGACCATCGCGACGCAGGCGGCGCCGAACGACGCCGGGTCGCGGCGGGCCGTCTCATCGAAGCCTGCGGTCGAAGGGTCGAGCGGCAAGTGA
- a CDS encoding Gmad2 immunoglobulin-like domain-containing protein, with amino-acid sequence MQRSLYFLAATTIAIFAYACDGDDGDADPTATFAQTTSQPPPATAGAQTPDPVPTEDLPAIVIAEPALGALVELPFAISGTANVFEAALSVQIVSADGQLICQHNLTATSGSGTRGDWSTTMAFPPPAPPTGNAAVPMVVRALSYSAQHGSEENAVTVDVNVSGERPPNVIQMPLCGEPVPVAGPLQVTGVTDAFEGSLQLELRDSSGAVVLSETVQAAGGLGNAPWSATLQIAGLEAGAYMLIAFDFSAEDGSRQNEFGVPIELTP; translated from the coding sequence ATGCAGCGTAGTCTTTATTTTCTGGCCGCAACCACGATCGCCATCTTCGCGTACGCCTGCGACGGTGACGATGGCGACGCAGACCCCACCGCGACATTCGCACAAACCACGAGCCAGCCGCCGCCGGCGACAGCCGGAGCGCAAACGCCCGACCCAGTCCCGACCGAAGATCTCCCGGCGATCGTCATCGCCGAACCAGCCCTGGGAGCGCTCGTCGAACTGCCGTTCGCCATCTCAGGGACGGCAAACGTGTTCGAAGCGGCCCTCAGCGTGCAGATCGTCAGCGCCGACGGGCAGTTGATCTGCCAGCATAACCTCACGGCGACGTCCGGCTCCGGCACACGCGGCGACTGGTCGACGACGATGGCGTTCCCGCCGCCCGCACCGCCAACCGGCAACGCAGCCGTACCGATGGTCGTACGGGCGCTGAGTTACAGCGCGCAGCACGGCTCGGAGGAGAACGCCGTCACCGTGGACGTCAACGTGTCAGGCGAACGGCCGCCAAACGTCATCCAGATGCCGCTGTGCGGGGAGCCCGTGCCCGTTGCAGGGCCGCTCCAGGTAACCGGTGTGACGGACGCATTCGAGGGTAGCCTGCAACTCGAGCTGCGGGATTCCTCGGGCGCCGTGGTGCTATCGGAAACGGTGCAGGCCGCGGGTGGGCTGGGCAACGCGCCCTGGTCGGCGACACTGCAGATTGCCGGACTCGAAGCCGGAGCGTATATGTTGATCGCATTCGACTTCAGCGCGGAAGACGGATCGCGACAGAACGAGTTCGGAGTCCCGATCGAACTCACGCCGTAG
- a CDS encoding DinB family protein: MPVYPPLAITRYWERLNDGLIALAGMVPDDKWNWSPAPGEWNFRGVFLHIAGSRHHWMENAIRDGQGTPDFIRNGQSPDGLKEQLALSWSRQMGLLGDATALASTYRSADDADPWDGDGNWIAFRRLEHDILHRAQLLSYFQILGIELPGVDSAWGAR, from the coding sequence ATGCCTGTGTATCCACCGCTCGCCATCACCCGCTACTGGGAGCGTCTAAACGATGGCCTCATCGCCCTCGCTGGCATGGTGCCCGACGATAAGTGGAACTGGAGCCCGGCGCCGGGCGAATGGAACTTCCGCGGCGTCTTCCTGCACATCGCCGGATCGCGCCACCACTGGATGGAGAACGCCATCCGCGACGGTCAGGGTACGCCGGACTTCATCCGTAACGGCCAGTCGCCGGATGGGCTCAAGGAGCAACTGGCGCTGTCGTGGTCTCGGCAGATGGGGCTTTTGGGCGATGCGACCGCTCTCGCGAGCACGTACCGCAGCGCCGACGACGCCGACCCGTGGGACGGCGACGGCAACTGGATCGCGTTCCGGCGGCTGGAGCATGACATCCTGCACCGCGCGCAGTTGCTCAGCTACTTTCAGATCCTCGGCATCGAGCTGCCCGGCGTGGACTCGGCGTGGGGTGCCCGTTGA
- a CDS encoding NADH-ubiquinone oxidoreductase-F iron-sulfur binding region domain-containing protein — MATYEEMRADAASAWAAVEKPARPLFIVSINTSSIARGARKTMEALRSLGAAQGFDVMQTGDTGMAFAEPVVKVVLPDAPAVVYGNVTDDKAEAFVAQALRGIAKDYAIGIVDGPATDGVPALDDTDWMKIQVRWMMRNCGEIDPDSIDHYIARGGYGTFVQSAQMDRDELISVVTGSTLKGHSGSFFSTGTKWKFLKDAKAEPKFLVCNADEGDPGAWVNRVLMESDPHVVLEGMLIAAYASGATYGWIYLRDEYPLANERMNRAIEECRARGIFGPDALGMGVNFDCEVVRGAGAYVCGDETGLISSVNDDRGMPRIKPPFPAQQGVLEKPTNVNNVETYAAAATLLRLGAETYSSTGTEANRGTKLFTVSGAVNRTGCLEVPFGTTVDELLAAIGGIANNGQFKALQQGGPLSGLLPGDVAGPLALEPEPFRPLGAGMGGGGLIFVDERACVVDMNVMFSWFLEDESCGRCTTCRGGNQRMLEIFNRTARGEAEESDVPRLESLGDSFQYSNCFHGSLSPVIMRNTMTHFRDEYDAHAIEHRCPAKVCPDLIRYVVVNQSPAVQEAAKICPTDAIVEQQGAWVIDDAKCIRCNACKDIAPDDIKIEDRYKDMLPLRVVTRANVAPDQVPIQARP, encoded by the coding sequence GTGGCCACGTACGAAGAGATGCGCGCCGACGCTGCATCAGCCTGGGCGGCCGTCGAGAAGCCGGCGCGGCCGCTATTCATCGTCTCCATCAACACGTCATCGATCGCCCGCGGCGCGCGGAAGACCATGGAGGCGCTGCGTTCGCTCGGTGCGGCGCAGGGCTTCGACGTGATGCAAACGGGCGATACGGGCATGGCGTTTGCGGAGCCCGTCGTCAAGGTCGTGCTGCCCGATGCGCCCGCAGTCGTCTACGGCAACGTCACCGACGACAAGGCCGAAGCGTTTGTCGCACAGGCGCTCCGCGGCATTGCGAAGGACTACGCGATCGGCATCGTCGATGGCCCCGCGACCGACGGCGTGCCCGCGCTCGACGACACCGATTGGATGAAGATCCAGGTGCGCTGGATGATGCGCAACTGCGGCGAGATCGACCCGGACAGCATCGACCACTACATCGCGCGCGGCGGCTACGGCACGTTCGTGCAGAGCGCGCAGATGGACCGCGACGAGTTGATCAGCGTCGTTACCGGTTCGACGCTCAAGGGCCACTCGGGTTCGTTTTTCTCGACGGGCACGAAGTGGAAGTTCCTGAAGGACGCGAAGGCGGAACCAAAGTTCCTCGTGTGCAATGCCGACGAAGGCGATCCGGGCGCCTGGGTGAACCGCGTGCTGATGGAAAGCGACCCGCACGTCGTGCTCGAAGGCATGCTGATCGCGGCGTACGCGTCCGGCGCAACGTACGGCTGGATCTACCTGCGCGACGAGTATCCGCTGGCGAACGAGCGGATGAACCGTGCGATCGAAGAGTGCCGCGCGCGCGGGATCTTCGGGCCAGATGCGCTCGGCATGGGCGTGAACTTCGACTGTGAGGTGGTACGCGGCGCCGGCGCCTACGTGTGCGGTGACGAGACGGGGCTCATCTCATCGGTGAACGACGACCGCGGCATGCCGCGCATCAAGCCGCCGTTCCCGGCGCAGCAAGGCGTGCTCGAGAAGCCGACGAACGTCAACAACGTCGAGACGTACGCCGCCGCCGCGACGCTGCTCCGGCTCGGCGCCGAGACGTACAGCTCGACGGGAACGGAAGCCAATCGCGGCACCAAGCTCTTCACGGTATCGGGCGCCGTCAACCGCACGGGGTGCCTCGAGGTGCCGTTCGGCACGACGGTCGACGAACTGCTCGCCGCGATCGGCGGCATCGCGAACAACGGACAGTTCAAGGCGTTGCAGCAAGGTGGGCCGCTTTCCGGCCTGCTGCCCGGCGACGTTGCCGGACCGCTGGCGCTGGAGCCGGAGCCGTTCCGTCCGCTCGGCGCCGGTATGGGCGGCGGAGGCCTGATTTTCGTCGACGAGAGGGCGTGCGTTGTCGACATGAACGTCATGTTTTCATGGTTCCTCGAGGATGAGTCCTGCGGCCGCTGCACGACGTGTCGCGGCGGCAATCAGCGCATGCTTGAGATCTTCAACCGCACCGCGCGCGGCGAGGCGGAGGAGTCGGACGTCCCGAGGCTCGAGTCACTGGGCGATTCGTTTCAGTACTCGAATTGCTTCCACGGTTCGCTCTCACCCGTGATCATGCGCAACACCATGACGCACTTCCGGGATGAGTACGATGCACACGCCATCGAGCACCGCTGCCCGGCGAAAGTCTGTCCCGACCTGATCCGCTACGTCGTGGTCAATCAGTCGCCTGCCGTACAGGAAGCCGCGAAGATCTGCCCGACCGACGCTATAGTCGAGCAGCAGGGCGCGTGGGTCATCGATGACGCGAAGTGCATCCGGTGCAACGCGTGCAAGGACATCGCACCGGACGACATCAAGATCGAGGATCGGTACAAGGACATGCTGCCGCTCCGAGTCGTGACGCGCGCGAACGTCGCGCCGGATCAGGTGCCCATACAGGCCAGGCCCTGA
- a CDS encoding thermonuclease family protein, with protein sequence MRVRPSLLVLTFVASVLLAACSEDSQVEDCAADGDCPPSATATTYVGGATQPSDRTPSTFEVPRSCAAPYPSGPPTVTTVFCADPASMTQAAVVRIIDGDTLRAIVDGTEEPVRLFGVDTPERGKACFSEATDVLRVLVAMHGGQIRLVRDARNRDPNDRLLRYVYTPTGLSIDAVLVAEGYAYAWTRDGALRDPLIDLEAIARLEKRGCLWR encoded by the coding sequence ATGCGCGTCCGCCCGTCGCTGCTCGTCCTCACCTTCGTCGCTTCGGTGCTCCTCGCCGCGTGCTCCGAAGACAGTCAGGTCGAAGATTGCGCGGCCGACGGCGATTGTCCGCCCTCAGCTACCGCGACGACGTATGTCGGCGGTGCTACACAACCTTCAGACCGCACCCCATCCACGTTTGAGGTCCCGAGGTCCTGCGCTGCGCCCTACCCGTCCGGCCCACCCACCGTGACGACCGTGTTCTGCGCCGATCCGGCCTCCATGACGCAGGCCGCCGTCGTGCGCATCATCGATGGCGATACGCTGCGCGCGATCGTGGACGGCACCGAGGAGCCCGTGCGGCTCTTCGGCGTCGATACACCGGAGCGCGGCAAGGCATGCTTCAGCGAGGCGACCGACGTCTTGCGCGTCCTGGTGGCCATGCACGGCGGCCAAATACGTCTCGTCCGTGACGCGCGCAATCGCGATCCGAATGATCGTCTTCTGCGTTATGTCTATACCCCCACGGGACTCAGCATCGACGCTGTGCTCGTCGCCGAGGGGTATGCCTACGCATGGACGCGCGATGGCGCTCTCCGCGACCCGCTCATCGACCTCGAAGCTATCGCACGGCTGGAGAAGCGAGGTTGCCTCTGGCGCTGA
- a CDS encoding NAD(P)/FAD-dependent oxidoreductase, whose translation MKAVVVGGGVAGMTSAYRLMQRGHEVTLFESSPFLGGLVRTFDVGGSRLEAYYHHIFRTDTTIIDLIEELGLGDRLQWIESKVGWYEDGEIYPFVTPIDLLKFGPLPFIDRIKLGLMGMKLRGKDDWEEFEHVTCKDWIERNVSKKVFEKVWGPLLVGKYGSAYDQVAMAWLWSKIHLRFASRKGGPMAREELGYLMGSFAVYISELERRMRDGRVKIHLGTGVERITAENHRATGVLLADGSHVDADVVIAAVPSLLFKKLAPPLTPEYAEKLDYVQWQGAVCMILTMKESLSPIYWMNIGDRSMPFLALVEHTNFIGPEHYDGNHILYVSNYLAQDHEYFRMNDDELWAIFEPALKRINPRFSSDWVKDRWVFKAPYAQPVIRMEYSAHQPDHRTPVEGLYLETMTQIYPEDRGQNYSIKMGDEVARMAIEDFAKREGRTGAVA comes from the coding sequence GTGAAGGCGGTGGTCGTCGGTGGCGGCGTCGCGGGCATGACGTCGGCCTACCGCCTCATGCAGCGCGGCCACGAAGTGACGCTCTTCGAGTCCAGCCCGTTTCTCGGCGGCCTCGTGCGCACGTTCGATGTCGGCGGCAGCCGGCTGGAGGCGTACTACCACCACATCTTTCGCACCGACACGACGATCATCGACCTCATCGAAGAACTGGGCCTCGGCGACCGCCTGCAATGGATCGAGTCGAAGGTCGGCTGGTACGAGGACGGTGAGATTTACCCGTTCGTCACGCCGATTGACCTGCTCAAGTTTGGCCCGCTGCCGTTCATCGACCGCATCAAGCTCGGGCTCATGGGCATGAAACTGCGCGGCAAAGATGACTGGGAGGAGTTCGAGCACGTTACGTGCAAGGACTGGATCGAGCGTAACGTCTCGAAGAAGGTGTTCGAAAAAGTCTGGGGGCCGTTGCTGGTCGGCAAGTACGGCTCAGCATACGACCAGGTGGCGATGGCGTGGCTCTGGAGCAAGATCCACCTGCGCTTCGCGTCCCGCAAGGGCGGCCCGATGGCGCGCGAAGAGCTGGGCTACCTGATGGGCAGCTTCGCGGTGTACATCAGCGAGCTGGAGCGGCGCATGCGCGACGGCCGTGTGAAAATCCATCTCGGCACCGGGGTCGAGCGGATCACCGCCGAGAACCACCGCGCGACCGGCGTCTTACTGGCGGATGGATCGCACGTGGATGCGGACGTCGTCATCGCCGCGGTGCCCTCGCTGCTGTTCAAGAAGCTTGCGCCGCCGCTCACACCGGAGTATGCGGAGAAGCTGGACTACGTGCAGTGGCAGGGCGCCGTCTGCATGATCCTGACGATGAAGGAGTCACTCTCGCCGATTTACTGGATGAACATCGGCGACCGGTCGATGCCATTCCTGGCGCTCGTCGAGCACACAAACTTCATCGGCCCGGAGCATTACGACGGCAACCACATCCTGTACGTCTCGAACTACCTGGCGCAGGACCACGAGTACTTCCGCATGAACGACGATGAGCTGTGGGCGATCTTCGAGCCCGCGCTCAAGCGCATCAATCCGCGCTTCTCATCGGACTGGGTGAAGGACCGATGGGTGTTCAAGGCGCCATACGCGCAGCCGGTGATCCGCATGGAGTACTCAGCGCACCAGCCCGATCACCGCACGCCCGTGGAAGGCCTGTACCTGGAGACGATGACGCAGATCTATCCCGAGGACCGTGGCCAGAACTACAGCATCAAGATGGGCGACGAAGTCGCGCGCATGGCGATCGAAGACTTCGCGAAGCGCGAAGGACGCACGGGCGCGGTGGCGTAG
- a CDS encoding NAD(P)H-dependent oxidoreductase subunit E codes for MLENEATLEIQHLIREFKPEDGDLMAALHKVQHHYGYIPKIAMRVVGRQLRLSEARVYGAVTFYSEFRLTPPPATLIGWCSGLACRLRNGEGVRRVLEAELGIGMGENTEDNKLGLHLAQCNGTCEQAAQIWVNGEVVGPLDAASTVRLARELKGE; via the coding sequence ATGCTCGAAAACGAAGCTACTCTCGAAATCCAGCACCTGATCCGCGAATTCAAGCCGGAGGACGGTGACCTGATGGCCGCGCTGCACAAGGTGCAGCACCACTACGGCTACATCCCGAAGATCGCCATGCGCGTCGTCGGGCGGCAACTGCGGCTCAGCGAAGCGCGCGTCTACGGCGCCGTCACGTTCTACAGCGAGTTCCGCCTCACGCCGCCGCCGGCGACGCTCATCGGCTGGTGCAGCGGCCTCGCGTGCCGCCTGCGCAACGGCGAGGGCGTACGCAGGGTGCTCGAGGCGGAGTTGGGCATCGGCATGGGCGAGAACACAGAAGACAACAAGCTGGGGCTGCACCTGGCGCAGTGCAACGGCACCTGCGAGCAGGCGGCGCAGATCTGGGTGAACGGCGAAGTCGTCGGTCCGCTGGACGCCGCGTCGACCGTGCGGCTGGCGCGCGAACTAAAGGGCGAGTAG
- the glp gene encoding gephyrin-like molybdotransferase Glp: MTLPQSMISVEEALTRILAFVPLLEPVDVPILDALGQVVSEDVVSDVDIPPLDNTAMDGYAVRAVDTSGASDRAPVELRVIGELAAGYVFDGEVTPDTALRIMTGAPMPSGADAIVPFEETDEPSGRAFGSFAKSRDIVGVLKAAAPGANIRRAAEDLRRGQAIIARGTVLHPAQIGVLASLGKATVRVHRRPVVAILSTGDEVREPGESLKPGQIYDSNAYSISAMVAANGGIPRRLGIARDTVDALTAKLRKGLDADMLVTSAGVSRGDYDVVKDVLANEGQVNFWTVRMRPGKPLAFGAFPSGGRNVPHIGLPGNPVSSMVSFELFGRPAIYRMLGRADWQRPVVRAVADEPIENSDARRVYARAIVTQRDGRYHAALTGPQGSGILTSMALANALAVVPEDVPGVAAGDEVECMLLD, encoded by the coding sequence ATGACCCTCCCCCAGAGCATGATCTCTGTCGAAGAGGCCCTGACGCGCATCCTGGCCTTCGTGCCGCTGCTCGAACCCGTGGACGTGCCCATTCTTGACGCCCTCGGCCAGGTCGTTTCCGAGGATGTCGTCTCCGACGTGGACATCCCGCCGCTCGATAATACGGCGATGGACGGATACGCCGTTCGGGCGGTAGACACGAGCGGCGCGTCAGATCGCGCTCCCGTCGAACTGCGGGTTATCGGTGAACTGGCGGCGGGCTATGTATTTGACGGCGAAGTCACGCCCGACACGGCGCTGCGCATCATGACAGGCGCGCCGATGCCGTCCGGGGCCGACGCCATCGTGCCGTTCGAAGAGACCGATGAACCTTCGGGGCGGGCCTTCGGCTCCTTCGCCAAGTCGCGCGACATCGTCGGCGTGCTGAAGGCCGCCGCCCCGGGCGCCAACATTCGGCGCGCCGCCGAGGACCTGCGCCGCGGCCAGGCAATCATCGCCCGTGGCACCGTGCTGCATCCGGCGCAGATCGGCGTGCTGGCCTCCCTGGGCAAGGCAACGGTGCGCGTGCATCGACGGCCCGTCGTCGCGATCCTCTCGACCGGCGATGAAGTGCGCGAACCCGGCGAATCGCTGAAGCCCGGCCAGATCTACGACAGCAATGCGTACAGCATCAGCGCCATGGTGGCAGCGAACGGTGGCATCCCGCGCAGGCTCGGTATCGCGCGGGATACGGTCGACGCCTTGACCGCAAAATTGCGCAAAGGACTGGACGCCGACATGCTCGTCACGTCGGCCGGCGTCTCGCGCGGCGACTATGACGTCGTCAAGGACGTGCTCGCAAACGAGGGCCAGGTGAACTTCTGGACGGTGCGCATGCGCCCGGGCAAGCCGCTGGCGTTCGGTGCCTTCCCTTCGGGCGGCCGAAACGTCCCCCATATCGGACTGCCTGGAAATCCCGTCAGTTCCATGGTGTCGTTCGAACTCTTCGGACGCCCTGCGATCTACCGCATGCTGGGACGCGCCGATTGGCAGCGCCCCGTCGTCCGCGCCGTCGCCGATGAGCCGATCGAGAACAGCGACGCGCGCCGCGTGTATGCGCGCGCGATCGTCACGCAGCGTGACGGCCGTTATCACGCGGCGCTGACAGGCCCGCAGGGATCCGGCATCCTGACATCGATGGCGTTGGCGAACGCCTTGGCCGTGGTGCCCGAAGACGTACCGGGCGTGGCCGCGGGCGACGAAGTCGAATGCATGCTCCTGGACTAG
- the fmt gene encoding methionyl-tRNA formyltransferase: MRVVFMGSPEFALPALRRLIESDHTIVGVFTQPDKPVGRGRKMSAPPVKLLAEEHGLPIFQPASISKRESVEEMRDLKPDIGVIAAYGQILRQPVLDVPPLGILNVHASLLPRWRGAAPIPAAILAGDSITGATIMQVVLSLDSGPMLGAAQVPVAPDDTTGSLTPRIAESGAALVLELLPGWADRSLVATPQDEALATYAPQIKKSDAMIEWARDDAEAISRMVRAFIPWPIAYTRLDGQPLRIHEARPLGGRSGAAPGTVAVSDMGFSVATKGNDLAVTRVQPAGKNVMAARDFARGKRDLHGKVLGR, encoded by the coding sequence ATGCGTGTCGTCTTCATGGGTTCGCCCGAATTCGCCCTGCCAGCGCTCCGGCGGCTCATCGAAAGTGATCACACGATCGTCGGTGTGTTCACGCAGCCTGACAAGCCCGTAGGACGGGGGCGCAAGATGAGCGCGCCGCCGGTCAAGCTGCTCGCCGAGGAGCACGGGCTGCCGATCTTCCAACCAGCGTCGATCAGCAAACGCGAATCCGTCGAAGAGATGCGCGATCTCAAGCCGGACATCGGCGTCATCGCGGCGTACGGCCAGATCCTGCGCCAGCCCGTGCTCGATGTGCCGCCGCTCGGCATCCTGAACGTGCACGCGTCGCTCCTGCCGCGGTGGCGAGGGGCGGCGCCCATCCCGGCCGCGATCCTCGCCGGGGACAGCATCACGGGCGCGACGATCATGCAGGTCGTACTCTCGCTCGATTCGGGCCCGATGCTGGGTGCGGCGCAGGTGCCTGTCGCGCCCGATGATACGACCGGATCGCTCACGCCGCGGATCGCCGAGAGCGGCGCGGCGTTGGTCCTCGAGCTTCTTCCGGGCTGGGCCGACCGATCGCTGGTGGCAACGCCCCAGGACGAAGCGCTCGCCACCTATGCGCCTCAGATCAAGAAATCTGACGCGATGATCGAGTGGGCGCGCGACGACGCAGAGGCGATCTCGCGCATGGTGCGGGCATTTATCCCGTGGCCGATCGCATACACCCGGCTCGATGGTCAGCCGCTGCGCATCCACGAGGCGCGGCCGCTCGGCGGCCGGTCCGGCGCGGCGCCGGGCACGGTAGCGGTGTCCGACATGGGCTTCAGCGTCGCGACGAAGGGCAACGATCTCGCGGTGACGCGCGTGCAGCCCGCAGGCAAGAACGTCATGGCTGCGCGGGATTTCGCGCGCGGCAAGCGCGACTTGCACGGAAAGGTGCTGGGGCGCTGA